DNA sequence from the Nicotiana tomentosiformis chromosome 3, ASM39032v3, whole genome shotgun sequence genome:
gtGGTGGTGGTAGGTTAGCATTCCGGGCAAGGTCGTCAGTGCACAGCCATCAGGGCCTAGTAAGGTAGTAGGGGAGCCATTTTAGGCCTAGACAGGGGAATaggggatcctaccagcagggtcaGTTTGGTGGGAGATTTCAGTAGCAGCGGAGGCtgccatgccctaggtgtgggaagatgcactttggggcctGTTTCATAGACCAACCCGTATGCTATGAGTGTGGTAtaaggggtcatattcagagggaatATAGTTCGTCTCACCAGAGCATGGGCAGGGGTACAGCACAGCCAGCCATCTCTACAGCTATTACATTTGTATCACCTCCTCTGGCTTGAGGCAATCCAGCACTcgtagggcgtggtgcagctaggggtggtgcacagagttcgggaggacccaaccgTTTCTATGATATGAAGGGTCGCCAGAGTTtagaggcttctctagatgtcgtcacaggtatattaactatccaatctcatgatatgtatgctcttattgatcccggttccaccttctcctatgtcactccctatgttgctatagaatttgggatagaaccggaatcgtttcatgagccattctctgtatctactctggttggtgagtctattgtggccgcgcgggtttatagtgactgtgttgtcatggtgcatggtcgggacaccatggccaatATAATTGAACTAGGGATGGTTTATTTTTATGTAATCAtagggatggactggctttattcatgttttgctaagcttaATTGCCGAACTAGAACCGTTagatttgaatttccaaatgagccagttgttgagtggaagggggatgatgtagtgccaaagggtaggCTTATTTATTACTTTAAGGCTGCCAAGCTGATCAataagggatgtatttaccatttggttcaGGTTACGGACACCGACGCTGAGGCACCTTCACTTGAGTCTgtaccagttgtgaatgaatttccggaggtctttccTGATAAACTCCCTGAGATccctccagacagggagattaATTTTAGGATTGATCTGATGCCATGCACGCAatctatatctattccaccttatagaatggcaccagcagagttgagggagctaaaggaacaattaaaggatttgttagagaagggtttcatccggccgagtgttttgccttggggtgcaccggttctcttggtaaggaagaaagatgggtcgctgAGAATATGATTATCGAcagctcaacaaagtcaatttcaagaataagtacccgctaccaagaatagatgacttGTTCGATCAATTGCtgggtgctaagtatttctccaaaattgatttgagatccgggtatgggcactttgaatttctggtaatgtcttttgggctaacaaatgccccgacaactttcatggatcttatcaACCGAGTTTTCAAGTTGTTCCTCGAATTGTTTTGATAGTGTTTATcgacgatatccttgtatattcacgaagtcgagaggaccacgCCGGTCATCTCAGGGCAGCTCTACAGACTCAACGTCAGCACCAGTTGTATCCgaagtttttgaaatgtgaattttggcttgaatctgttgcGTTCTTGTGTCATgtcgtctctagagaaggaattaagctTGATCCTCTgaagattgcagctgtgaagaattggcctggACCTACAACTCCAACTAAAATtcatagtttcttgggcttatCCGGATATTACAGGgaatttgtggagggattctccactcttgcctctccattgactaagttgacGCAGAAGACAGCTAAGTTCCAATgatcagatgcttgtgaaaggagcttccaggagttgaaatcaagattgactacaacaccggtattgaccctaccagagggtacaaatggatttgtggtatattgtgatgcttcaggaatcagacttgggtgtgtgttaatgcaacatggcaaggtgatagcttattcttctaggcaactcaataaTCACGAAAAGAACTagccaacacatgacttagagcttgcggcagtggcatttgtattgaatatttggcttcattatttgtatggggtccatgtggatatattcatggaccataagagccttcaatacattttcaaggaTAAGGAAttaaatttgaggcagagaagatggcttgagttactaaagtattatgacattgatattctgtatcatcctaggaaggctaatgttgtagcggatgctcttagccggaaatctatgggcagtttggctcacttggaggcatatcaaaggtcgttggccaaggaggttcaccGGTTGTCTAGCTTGGGAGTTCGCCTAGcggattctagtgaaggaggagtgattgttcaaaatagggctgaatcatcgcttgttgtggaagtctaATAAAAGCAATACAAcgacccattgttggtacaattgaaggaaaggattcataaatataagaccatggccttttctcttggcatggctgatggtacactaaggtaccaagggcgactatgtgtgcTAGATGTGGAttgtctccgggaaagaatcatgactgaggctcacacttCCAGGTATTCTGTGCATCTGAGCTGTACAAAAATgtaccatgatcttaaagatGTCGACTGGTTGAACGATATGAAGAGGAACGTAGCAAACTttatggcaagatgtccaaattggcAACAAGTAAAGTCTGAGCATCAAAGGTCGGGTGGGTTAGCCCAGAACATAGAAATTTTGATgcggaaatgggagatgatcaatatggatttttttgtaggactacctcgcactcctcgcaagttcgactcgatttgggtgattgtggaccgactcacgaaatcaacacactttttACCTGTTAaagctaccgacacagcggagtagtatgctcaattgtatatcaaggaaatagtcaggttgcatggcactccagtttccatcatttccgatcaGGGGGCACAGTTCGCAACTAACGTTTGGAAGAAGTTTCAGCAAGGGTTGGGCACGCAGGTAAATCTAGCGCAACTTTttatccacagaccgatgggAAAGCGGAGCGGACTATTCTGACGCTCGATgatatgttgtgcgcttgtgttcttgacttcaaaggtagctgggatgatcatttgccgctcatataattttcctacaataatatttatcatgctagcattcagatagcaccgtttgaggctttatacggtaggatatgtagatctcccatcggatggtttgagatTGGAGAGGCAGAGTTAATAGGGCTAGATCTCGTGCATCGGGCTATAGAGAAAGTTAAGACCACTAAGGAGCGGTTGAAAGCTTCCCAAAGTCATCAGAAGTCTTATTCAGACATGCGCCATAAGGGTTTGGAGTtccaagaggatgattgggttttcctgaaggtttcccccatgaagggggtaatgcggtttggtaagaaagggaaattgattcCAAAAGGTATGTTGGACCATATAAAATCATTCAGAGGGTCggtcaggtggcttacaggctagaactacctccaaAAATGTCCTTAGTGCACCATGTatttcatgtgtccatgttgaataAGGTGGTTGAAGATTCATCGCTTATTGTTCCGATTGAGACTATAAAAGTTAATGAAGAGTTTacttatgaagaaatttcaattgccattcttgataggcaattatggaaattgagaaataaagagattgcctccgtaaaagtgtaatggcgaaaccaacatgtactcaataagtaacaaacctaaccttaggttgaaagaagtgacgagctaacagaaaggtcgggtccaacactaatattccacaatagttcataacagcatagtacaataacaaaagagtatctaaGAAATacaaggctcagttcgttcacagttccataaAAATAGGCAATTCTTTTCAAGTatgtcagtgaaaacccaaatcttttactgaaaaagccaaaatacgagtaagtttgaaaactgtggtttttcccaaaactcctttcaacaaatagtaagatgttttattttcagatagcatgaggaaagtacttctctatgcctacatgtcaagatacaggtaaaatcataaatgtccccaaaactgggtagtagaaggaaatgcacctttgtgcatgtatctcaagtacgcatgtcaaaggcaatgcatctcgatgatgagctcatgtactcactcttagagtactcaatctcactgtctcgcattctctcgcATTATgctcaacactctcaatcactcagcttTATACCAtacctgatgcggcgtgcagcccgatccatatttatagtcgactgcgcttactcggggtgtgcagactccagaggggcttctTTCAGCCCAAGTGTTATAAGCTGCACCGACAACACACGtgttgcacagataactcacgtgccataatatcaatatctggaatcacacggacaactcacatgttataaTATCAACAACTggactcgcacggacaactcacgtgctatagtgacaacatcctcacaaacaggcccccggcctcactccgtcatcaatctctccaatctcactcactggctcacaatgtcatgaaactagcctgacaacaatgatatgatgtatcaataaataaccgagactgagatatgatatgaatgcatgaatatgactgagtacgaaatatcaatgaaatcagtgagatgactgtaagaaacgaccactatgggtccaaacaatatcggcataatgcctaaacatgatatctagcatgattgatagcttaactactttatcacatggtgaaaacacggatatcaataaagtaggaccactatgcagtgccatggaaataacagagtcccaattcacatggtgcacgcccatatgcccatcacctagcatgtgcatcacctcaataccaatcacataacacgtatttcgggggttcataccctcaacactaagattagaagagttacttacctcaaacaagacaataccaatgccgagcaagccaataccaatgccgagcaagccaagcgatgctccaaagatgccatcccgcgcattccgacctccgaacggctcgaaactaagcAAAGAACAACTCAaatgcatcaaacaatgctaaagaaaccaatcccgatcgaaaaagatcaaatcttgtatcaaaatcccaaaatcagccaaaagccccacccgggcccgcacctcggaacccaaaacaattcacaaaatccgacaacccattcaattatgagtccaaccatactagtttcactcaaattcaactccaattcgttgttcaaaactcaaaaattcatattatgaaactttaggccaaaacccccaatttcctctttaaaattcacaatccaattaccaaaaatgaaggtagattcaCGAAATAAGATCAACACCAAGTATACCAGAACCAGAAGCCAGCAGCCTTCAACAATGCAATATGCAATGAAATTGACCCGAAcctggtccgaaactcacccgaggcccccgggacctcaaccaaatataccaacaagtcctataacataatactgacctactcgaggccttaaatcatgcataacaacatcgaaacgacgaatctcacctcaaatcaaaatctatgaactttgaactttcaaattcaataactcgtgccgaaacatagcaagtcaatccggaatgacttcaaattttgcacacaagtcccaaataacataacgaagctattccaatttccataatcagattcggaccctgatatcaaaaagtcaaacccccggtcaaaaagcccaaaaattcaactttcaccatttcgagTCAaaatcaaccacggacctccgaaCCACAATCTGGacgcgcttctaagtccaaaatcacccaatgaagctaacggaaccatcgaaactcctTTCCAGGTTCAAAtttacaaaaagtcaaactttatcaactctcccaatttaaagattcaacaatgaaatccattcttccaattcgattttgaataacctgaaaatcaaaactgacgattcacataagtaataatgcatcatacggagctactcatgccctcaaacaaccgagcgaagtgtaaatgctcaaaataaccggtcgggtcattacatcctcccccccacttaaacatacattcaccatcgaacgtgctaagagttgtttccaatccaccaaatcactattccatcttaccacacacgtactcgggggttaccccacgtcaccctatcccatataggtctgataacaccacataactgaaatttcatAATTCAAGCTAGCACACaggccttagaatccaattttccaacatccgaaatttcttataagatctgaataccccaacctacacactgtataagtctgcacaagttgtaccaaaagccgtaaccataactcaaatactcaaataccacatagctcaaatgctcgaagcaacgatttctaatcacagtagctgctcaaaacaacccaatgccggtaataaacctcatatcaaacaataatccattctaaaacctttgtacactgccaatgatgaaagaaacacgcagaaactcgtaaccattcatcagatcaaccagtcgTGGAGATCCATCTCATTCGACAAGAAACATAGCAAATTTTTAAgctgactttcgatattatccttccaaatataccacaatcaaatctgatagcacccatcctagatctaacgacttcatcttatcaaataccaactactctattgacatgccacaccaatactatctaaagccacaacccgtgcaatccgtgcaccaataagcaatatTCCGgatgtactcaatcacgaaaatgactcaaataagagaaccGTCCTGCAAGCTTGACGGGTACCACcgcaacgcaatgctaagaacccatcacacaccgtagatccataacacacgaatctaacaccaaggatcatatctcaacataactctaccGCAATgtgcgaccccatccaaacattgtTCCATATGAAATACTCCAGCCACTATGCTCAGAATCAATAACTacgcgcaatccgacatcaagtactcacagtgcattaccataaccatggataaacaaatgacacaatgccacacaaacccgaaagaacataaccaatgcgcaaccactcatgcatcacccaaatacccatctcgcacaaatttcgctataaggccccaatagaactgcatcagttgtgcttataaccaacgaatcacaactccctgtagcatagaagagtaactcaccaaACATaacagaacacgaataagctcaaaaacaaccgaatgacacatccctcaacaatagcagtatggagccaaccaatccggctcggtgtagaatatacatcctaattgggcctaccaatggacccccaaatcaactccgggcacccacacatggataaataatCCTCTGAAATCCAACAATGACTAAATCATAAAACATATTATCGTCTAGCTAGCtttggccatgacttcacagtccacaaccatgaaaacaacctgctcttgagaactcccagtccccaaatccatagaacacacgaatcccatatttgatcccaactccacctccagaatgtctaacacatctctcatacacgatcatcccatgagaaatacttctaaaattcttccgtgccacatagcaaatattgaatatcatcagtcgatcaaccaggagagtgccgtaaTACCAATGAAGTGCCCATAAATCAAaaacattgccccttctgaaatgtatactctcatcaggcaatactgattagtaatatcattttcCTAGtaatctgaaaccgtccatgttgcctacgaatttatgtccttcccttcaaaactgaactgtaaccttgcacatgcaaatctcaatcccaggCAATACAATGAGTCTACCATGCCATCATGCGaagagtacaaaaatctcataatcaactttgagtcaaaagcagaatacatacccaatCAGTCAGataccttccatttgatctcattcTGGAGAAAAttccaatacgcaacatattccccacgccggtaggaaatatacccctcgaaccatggtaaaaaccattgagaactcttcgtaACTCATTTccacacaaccaagctatcagaactgaatctctctaacgcAACCCAGCCACACAGGTcgcaaaaacccaagagcattgccacgaaacacctgtggaggctagccacatcataagtacccaaagaaccgattatatccgttactgtgctgatccaacctaccacCACGCTGTCCTATATCTCTAAGTCCCTTCCAAATCGCCTTttaattgatacttctccttgctgaaACACCacaatccttaaccaaaattcaccacacaagagaccctagtataaaaccacaatgccctaaggcccataagtcgtcGAATTCCCTTTTTAAGTACCCCAAAAGCGCCacaaccgagacatccactctgaaaagaccttatgtgaatttaaattgttcctcttcccttttcttataccaaaatgtagaatccatagtcatatagaattaccgTAAGTCTCGACACGAttcaatgtaactctcagtttctagccatatacaaatcttgaaaattctaaATCGCTagatataaatcttgaatccattagaaccattcttgagaatcatccactctactcaaatctcaattaaaccgaccaaacggaccgaacagcctgtgccccattagcacaatgacacccaaagaagtaacactgccttaataccaccgatcaaatttATACTCtgtgtacactacatccttcgcgaataaccactcaattattttatgattcctatgattttcatatactcctaaagtgccataacccgcatccagaaatttccttactcgagtcattctcgaactcaacctctgcaagtaataactaatccacaagtatgcctcagaccaaaattaaaatttaacacataaccatgaaatcaaattgtcaatagtaggctcccccacttggctcaaagccataaattaaaacactcgataactcacaatacctatactctattactgtcataataccttAGCCAgtacaacaaaaattcttctcaagctcatacaacgccaaccataaagaTACCTCAATCGTCCgttaagctcgcattcattctcttaacactcaggtaaactttctcaaccagattcaaattcaaatcccaacacatacgccccgccgaaagaaaagaaactctctactcacatcataaggaatacacctacatagattactcggcatgggataatccacctgcttaacCTTAAATCGGTATCTTGCTAAACCCTTTCGcagttacaattactatgaaatcacttaatctttctgagtccaactcattaaccagacatgagaatttaatttgccccaaaatttaacaacgtgaaagatccttcaaaacattaatatgcaagactgtatgtcacatcaaaacaaaaatcaagcacccaatggccgttcctttacatttcaaagaaatccttctcgtcacattcaaacaatctgaacacatctcgcagtcacatcacaCTTACCACATAGTcattccaccactcatcgagccacaaattcctctcgtagggatattaccggacatatgagtccaaatgtacaagttaccactgaagctaccgagctcaagctgcggtctaaccatggcctcaagtcctccagactcgcccatcaccaaaacacataatacacatctcgaatcTCATTCATAGAaccacaagccgtcgatgcacagctgataccgagcgctcatgtgtgcatacgaatgtgtggaaggaattcaaagagttaggcttcaagctgaatcaatgtcgcacgataaggaaataaatatgggaagtatatcctaaacgtcttgtagcctctcgaagataggtatggacgtcatcattccgatccgcaagactttactagacactttctcatgacttgtagaacttatgaacctagagctctgacaccaccttgtcacgacccaaaatctgactagtcgtgatggcacctaacccaacccgctaggtaagcctattaaccactaaccaattcatataacaattaataaagcaattaagtaaagaaatatctgaatctaatacattctccaagaattggtagtacaaatcatgagcttctaagaatagggTTTACAGAGTGGTAATGAAATAAAGACAtcgtctatttgaaaagtacataaacagagttttatagatctaaggctaccacaaaCAAAAGGCAGCTACCACCACGATGCAgttacatcttcaaatccagctcccatcgaacacagcaacatcagcagccaacatctgcatgcaaggtgcagaagtgtagtatgagtacaacagaccccatgtactcaataagtaacaaacctaaccttaggttgaaagtaatgacgagctaacagaaaggtcgTGTCCAACACTAATATTccataacagttcataacagcatagtataATAACAAAAGAGTGTCTAAGAAATAAAAGGCTCATttcgttcacagttccataaaaataggcatttcttttcaagtatctccgtaaaaacccaaatcttttaccaaaaaagccaaaatacgagtaagtttgaaaactgtggttttttccaaaactcctttcaaaaaatagtaagatgttttattttcagatagcatgaggaaagtatttctctatgcctacatgtcaagatacacgTAAAATCATAAAGGTCCCCAAAATTGGGTAGCAGAAgcaaatgcacctctatgcatgtatctcaagtacgcatgtcaaatgcaatgcatctcgatgatgagctcgtgtactcacacttttagagtactcaatctcagtgTCTTGCATTCTCTTCCACTATGCccagcactctcaatcactcagcgttgtaccaTACCctctgcggcgtgcagcccattccatatttatagtcgactgcgctcactaggggtgtgtagactccggaggggctcctttcagcccaagtgttataatccgcacagacaactcacgtgctataatatcaatttCGCATgaataactcatgtgctgcacggataactcacgtgttataatatcaacatctggaatcgcacggacaactcacatgctgcacgtacaactcatgtgctatagtgacaacatcctcacaaacaggcccccggcctcactccgtcatcaatatctccagtctaactcacgggctcacaaagtcatgaaactagcctaacaacaatgatatgatgtatcaataaataattgagactgagatatgatatgaatgcatgaatatgactaagtatgaaatatcaatgaaatcaatgaGATGGCCGTACGAAACGAcaactatgggtccaaacaatattggcataatgcctaaacatgatatctagcatgattgacagcttaactactttatcacatggtgaaaacatagATATCAACAAAGTACGACCACTATagagtgccatggaaacaacagagtcccaattcacatggtacacgcccacacgcccatcacctagcatgtaacctcaataccaatcacataacacatattttggggtttcataccctcagcactatgattagaagagttacttacctcgaacaagccaataccaatgtcgagcaagccaataccaatgccgagcaagccaagcaatgctccaaatatGTCATCCCATgcattccgacctccgaacggctcgaaactaagcAAAGAACAACTCAaatgcatcaaacaatgctaaaggactCAATCCCGAtcaaaaaagatcaaatcttgtatcaaaatcccaaaatcggccaaaagccccactcgagcccgcacctcggaacccaaaataattcacaaaatccgagaaaccattcaattacgagtccaaccatactagtttcactcaaattcaacTCCAATTCGTTgttcaaaaatcaaaaattcatattatgaaactttaggccaaaaccccccaatttcctctttaaaattcacaatccacttaccaaaaacgaaggtagattcacgGAATAAGATCAAcaccaagtgtagaacacttaccctaatccttgtgatgaaaattgctccaaaggTCGCCTAAGccgtgctccaaaatccgaaaatgggtgaaaaatcacgaaccctcgaacttaaagggttctgcccagtcAATCCGCACTTGCAAGCAAGAGGTCACATCTGCAACCTTCGCTTCTGTGGGAAAAAACCTCGCTTCTGCAAGAACGGCTTGGCCAGCcatgatcgcttctgcgatgcctaggACCAcacctgcggtcgcgcttctaCGCGAATTGGCCGCTTCTGTGGGCCTTCTCATCTAGCTCTCATCTCGCAACTGCGACGCCTTTGTCGCACCTGTGACTATCGCACATGCAAGCCCatgtccgcaggtgcagaaacacCAGAAACAGCAGCCTTCAACAATGCAATATGTAATGAAAATGACCCgaacctcatccgaaactcacccgaggcccccgggacctcaacaaaatataccaacaagtcccataacataatacggacctactcgaggtctcaaatcgtgcataacaacatcgaaatgatgaatcgcacctcaaatcgaaatctatatACTTTGATTTtgcaaattcaataactcgtgccgaaacatagcaattCAATCCggaaatgacatcaaattttgcgcacaagtcccaagtaaataatgaagctattccaatttccataatcggattcggaccccgatatcaaaaagtcaacccccggtcaaacttctcaaaaattcaactttcgccatttcgagccaaaatcaaccacggacctccgaatcacaatccggacgcgctcctaagtccaaaatcacccaacggagcaaacggaaccatcaaaactctgttctggttaaaattcacaaaaagtcaaacttgatcaactctcccaatttaaagcttcaacaatgaaatccattcttccaattcaattctgaataacctgaaaatcaaaaccaacgattcaaataagtcataatgcatcatatagAGCttctcatgccctcaaacaactgagtgaagtg
Encoded proteins:
- the LOC138907789 gene encoding uncharacterized protein; the encoded protein is MDWLYSCFAKLNCRTRTVRFEFPNEPVVEWKGDDVVPKGRLIYYFKAAKLINKGCIYHLVQVTDTDAEAPSLESVPVVNEFPEVFPDKLPEIPPDREINFRIDLMPCTQSISIPPYRMAPAELRELKEQLKDLEGIKLDPLKIAAVKNWPGPTTPTKIHSFLGLSGYYREFVEGFSTLASPLTKLTQKTAKFQ